The Thermococcus thermotolerans genome contains a region encoding:
- a CDS encoding nucleotidyltransferase domain-containing protein — protein sequence MRSSELPYEGDVKKYVEALKGALRPKLVLLYGSLARGTFGLGSDVDILVISENLPKNPNERLKLLYELDRTHAPIDAKAYTPEEVKRMLLKGHPLIMDALADGKVLYADEDYLREIMAMFKMAKKKFRRFERGWIRIER from the coding sequence ATGAGGTCAAGTGAACTGCCCTACGAGGGAGACGTTAAGAAGTACGTGGAAGCCCTCAAAGGTGCACTCCGGCCTAAATTAGTATTGCTTTACGGTTCACTGGCAAGGGGAACCTTCGGGCTTGGCAGTGACGTGGATATACTCGTGATATCAGAAAACCTCCCCAAAAACCCAAACGAACGCTTAAAGCTTCTCTACGAGCTCGACAGAACCCACGCGCCTATAGATGCCAAAGCATACACTCCAGAAGAAGTTAAGAGGATGCTCCTCAAGGGACACCCACTCATAATGGACGCTCTGGCGGATGGGAAGGTTCTCTACGCCGATGAAGATTATCTAAGAGAGATTATGGCGATGTTCAAGATGGCCAAGAAGAAATTCCGCCGTTTTGAGAGGGGCTGGATTAGAATTGAGAGGTGA
- a CDS encoding DEAD/DEAH box helicase, which yields MYLRRDIIEPRVYQEVIYARCKETSCLVVLPTGLGKTLIAMLIADYRLSKYGGRVLMLTPTKPLALQHAESFRRLFDLSPEKINVLTGELSPKQRAELWERSVIVTATPQTVENDILTGKISLEDVVLLVFDETHRAVGNYSYVFIAGEYLKTAKHPLVLGLTASPGSDEERIREIVKNLGIERIEIRTESSPDVKPYVQRMSFEWVKVELPGIYKEVRKLLREMLKESLKPLAQFRLVSTYSPDISKREVLQAGSKINQEVARGNYELGRLRMYQAKAVKLQHAIELLETQGLTALRAYLKKLREDRRTKSSRQLMEDPRMRKVIYLLVQAKELGLDHPKMESMLSLIKEQLKKKPNSKIIVFTNYRDTGRKIVEVLRGEGVTAERFIGQASRSNDRGMSQREQKEVLDRFSRGEFNVLVATSVGEEGLDVPEVDLVVFYEPVPSAIRSIQRRGRTGRHRPGRVVILMAKGTRDEAYYWSSRRKEKGMFEAIKKIARELEKAHPHRAEIRGKVPERVEMPSKGKITPLDEFLKPKEKSEKATEKEKKAEKPTPSKEVYEKLPIKPVFVKKPKGIVVYVDNRELRSGVPKHLKELGAEIEVRTLDVADYVVSEEVGIERKSANDFIQSIIDGRLFDQVERLKRAYEKPVIIIEGELYGIRNVHPNAIRGAIAAVTLDWGVPILFSSGTEETAQFIYLMAKREQEERKKEVRLRSEKKALTLAERQRLIVEGLPYVSSTLAKRLLRHFGNVERVFTATEEELQEVEGIGKKKAREIRKVITAPYVEDEDKA from the coding sequence ATGTATCTCCGCCGCGATATAATCGAGCCCCGCGTTTATCAGGAGGTAATCTACGCCCGCTGTAAGGAGACCAGCTGCCTCGTGGTTCTCCCAACGGGGCTGGGAAAGACGTTGATAGCGATGCTCATAGCCGATTACAGGCTCTCGAAGTACGGTGGTAGAGTCCTCATGCTCACCCCGACGAAGCCCTTAGCGCTCCAGCACGCCGAGAGCTTCAGGCGGCTCTTTGACCTCTCTCCGGAGAAGATAAACGTCCTTACAGGCGAGCTCTCGCCCAAGCAGAGGGCAGAGCTGTGGGAGAGGAGTGTTATCGTTACTGCCACGCCCCAGACCGTTGAAAACGACATCCTCACCGGAAAAATCTCCTTAGAGGACGTTGTTCTGCTCGTTTTTGACGAGACCCACAGGGCGGTGGGGAACTACTCCTACGTCTTCATAGCCGGGGAGTACCTTAAAACCGCTAAACACCCGCTCGTGCTCGGCCTCACGGCCTCCCCTGGGAGCGACGAGGAGAGGATACGTGAGATTGTGAAGAACCTCGGGATAGAGCGCATCGAGATTAGGACGGAGAGCTCGCCCGACGTCAAACCCTACGTGCAAAGAATGAGCTTCGAGTGGGTGAAGGTCGAGCTCCCCGGCATCTACAAGGAGGTGCGGAAGCTCCTCCGGGAGATGCTCAAGGAGAGCCTCAAGCCCCTTGCCCAGTTCAGGCTCGTCTCGACCTACTCGCCGGACATCTCAAAGAGGGAAGTCCTACAGGCGGGCTCGAAGATAAACCAGGAGGTCGCGCGGGGCAACTACGAGCTCGGCCGGCTTAGAATGTACCAGGCCAAGGCGGTGAAGCTGCAGCACGCGATAGAACTGCTTGAGACTCAGGGGCTGACGGCTCTCCGTGCCTACCTCAAGAAGCTCAGGGAGGACAGGAGGACGAAATCCAGCAGGCAGCTCATGGAAGATCCGCGCATGAGGAAGGTGATATACCTCCTCGTCCAGGCGAAGGAGCTCGGCCTCGACCACCCGAAGATGGAGAGCATGTTGAGTCTGATTAAGGAACAGCTGAAGAAAAAGCCGAACTCAAAAATCATAGTCTTCACGAACTACCGCGACACCGGGAGGAAGATCGTCGAGGTTCTCCGCGGTGAGGGAGTAACAGCCGAGCGCTTCATCGGCCAGGCGAGCAGGAGCAACGACCGGGGGATGAGCCAGAGGGAGCAGAAAGAAGTCCTCGACAGGTTCTCGCGCGGTGAGTTCAACGTTTTGGTGGCCACGAGCGTTGGCGAGGAGGGCCTTGATGTTCCGGAGGTCGATCTCGTCGTCTTCTACGAGCCTGTGCCCTCGGCCATAAGGAGCATCCAGAGGCGCGGAAGAACCGGGAGGCACAGGCCGGGAAGGGTCGTTATACTGATGGCCAAAGGGACCCGCGACGAGGCCTACTACTGGAGCTCAAGGCGAAAGGAGAAGGGCATGTTCGAGGCTATAAAAAAGATAGCCCGTGAACTTGAAAAAGCTCATCCACACCGGGCTGAAATAAGGGGAAAGGTTCCGGAGCGTGTTGAGATGCCTTCGAAGGGGAAGATAACCCCGCTCGATGAGTTCCTGAAGCCGAAGGAAAAGTCAGAAAAGGCCACGGAAAAAGAGAAAAAAGCCGAGAAACCCACGCCTTCTAAGGAAGTCTACGAGAAGCTCCCGATAAAGCCGGTTTTTGTGAAAAAACCGAAGGGGATAGTCGTTTACGTTGACAACCGCGAGCTTAGAAGCGGCGTTCCAAAGCACCTGAAGGAGCTCGGGGCCGAGATAGAGGTCAGGACTCTCGATGTGGCCGACTACGTTGTGAGCGAGGAGGTCGGGATAGAGAGGAAGAGCGCCAACGACTTCATACAGTCCATCATAGACGGCAGGCTCTTCGACCAGGTGGAGCGCTTAAAGAGAGCCTACGAGAAGCCTGTGATAATCATAGAGGGCGAGCTTTACGGTATAAGGAACGTTCACCCCAACGCCATTAGGGGTGCCATAGCGGCGGTAACCCTCGACTGGGGTGTGCCGATACTGTTCTCCTCCGGAACTGAAGAGACTGCCCAGTTCATTTACCTCATGGCCAAGCGCGAGCAGGAGGAGAGAAAGAAGGAGGTTCGCCTGAGGAGCGAGAAGAAGGCGCTAACCCTCGCCGAGAGGCAGCGTTTGATAGTTGAGGGCCTCCCCTACGTCTCGTCCACACTCGCGAAGAGGCTCCTCCGGCACTTCGGAAACGTTGAACGGGTTTTCACTGCCACGGAGGAGGAGCTCCAGGAAGTCGAGGGAATAGGCAAAAAGAAGGCGAGGGAGATAAGAAAGGTGATCACCGCACCCTACGTCGAGGACGAGGACAAAGCTTAA
- a CDS encoding GIY-YIG nuclease family protein has protein sequence MKGAYFLVIHLPEEREITTKGRRFVLRKGYYVYVGSAMNSLEKRVARHFRKDKKLHWHIDFLLRDAELLRAYMIPSGKRLEEKLSVEVSRHGEAVKGFGASDVRVETNLYRFEEEPDAILVGILENLRLKWKRIKSEREAIEFGGKNEA, from the coding sequence ATGAAGGGTGCGTACTTCCTCGTTATCCACCTGCCAGAGGAGAGGGAGATAACCACAAAGGGCAGGAGATTCGTTTTAAGGAAAGGGTACTACGTTTATGTCGGATCCGCCATGAACTCCCTTGAGAAGAGGGTCGCCAGGCACTTCAGGAAGGACAAAAAGCTCCACTGGCACATAGACTTCCTCCTGAGAGATGCAGAACTCCTGAGGGCGTACATGATTCCCAGCGGGAAGAGACTGGAGGAGAAGCTCTCTGTTGAGGTCTCCAGGCACGGAGAGGCCGTGAAAGGCTTCGGTGCGAGCGACGTTAGAGTAGAGACGAACCTCTACAGATTCGAGGAAGAGCCGGACGCGATTCTGGTTGGGATACTCGAAAATCTCCGTCTGAAATGGAAAAGGATTAAAAGCGAGAGGGAAGCTATAGAATTCGGTGGAAAAAATGAAGCTTGA
- a CDS encoding phosphoglycerol geranylgeranyltransferase: MKLELGRVESYIHEKLKREKLHFVLIDPDDVTPEVAGEIARMSEEVGVDAIMVGGSTGAEGDVLDGVVKAIKESSSLPTILFPGSHGGISKHADAIFFMSLLNSTNPFFITGSQALGAFTVKRYGIEPIPMAYLIVEPGETVGWIGDAKPIPRHKPKIAAAYALAGQYLGMRLVYLEAGSGAREPVPPEMISLVKRVIDVPLIVGGGIRTGEQAGKAVEAGADIIVTGTAIEKAGSLEKAREKLEELNKGIKG, translated from the coding sequence ATGAAGCTTGAACTGGGGAGAGTAGAGTCGTACATCCATGAAAAGCTCAAAAGGGAAAAGCTCCACTTTGTTCTCATTGACCCAGACGACGTTACCCCCGAAGTGGCCGGAGAGATAGCAAGGATGAGCGAGGAAGTCGGCGTTGACGCCATAATGGTAGGCGGCTCCACAGGAGCCGAAGGAGACGTTCTGGATGGCGTTGTAAAGGCCATAAAAGAGAGCTCAAGTCTTCCAACGATACTCTTTCCCGGTTCCCACGGCGGGATAAGTAAACACGCCGATGCCATATTCTTCATGAGCCTGCTGAACTCAACCAACCCCTTCTTCATAACCGGATCCCAGGCCCTGGGGGCGTTCACGGTCAAGCGCTACGGCATAGAGCCCATACCAATGGCGTATCTGATTGTTGAACCCGGAGAAACGGTAGGCTGGATCGGTGACGCCAAACCAATCCCGAGGCACAAGCCGAAGATTGCGGCGGCCTACGCCCTAGCCGGCCAGTATCTCGGAATGCGCCTCGTTTATCTTGAGGCCGGAAGCGGGGCGAGGGAGCCCGTTCCGCCCGAGATGATATCCCTCGTTAAGCGCGTCATAGACGTTCCCCTCATAGTCGGGGGTGGCATAAGAACCGGGGAGCAGGCAGGAAAAGCGGTCGAAGCCGGGGCGGATATAATCGTCACCGGAACTGCTATAGAAAAGGCCGGCTCGCTTGAGAAGGCCAGAGAAAAGCTAGAGGAGCTCAATAAGGGTATAAAGGGCTAA
- a CDS encoding DUF2095 domain-containing protein, producing the protein MDEKKKRRPIDEFAWQEYDRDEFEEKFPALARELEEEGVPIAGYRTSEKKAIAEEDEMQDFSGYNPTVIDFLRRCETDDEALEIINWMEEHGEITHEMAKELRITLVQKGVRAFGSKKEWGWYEKHRKRE; encoded by the coding sequence ATGGACGAAAAGAAAAAGAGGCGCCCCATCGACGAGTTTGCCTGGCAGGAGTACGACAGGGACGAGTTTGAGGAGAAGTTTCCGGCTCTGGCAAGGGAGCTTGAGGAAGAGGGTGTTCCGATAGCAGGATACAGAACGAGTGAGAAAAAGGCAATCGCGGAAGAGGATGAGATGCAGGACTTCTCAGGTTACAATCCAACGGTCATAGACTTCCTCCGGAGATGCGAAACGGACGACGAGGCTCTTGAGATAATCAACTGGATGGAGGAGCATGGTGAGATAACCCACGAGATGGCCAAAGAGCTCCGTATAACCCTCGTCCAGAAGGGTGTAAGGGCTTTCGGTTCTAAAAAAGAGTGGGGATGGTACGAGAAGCACAGAAAAAGGGAATGA
- a CDS encoding AMP phosphorylase has product MKAKVRILDMYSGRYSVFINEKEAKKAKLHPDDLVKIEAGKKTVYGSVVVSNLVKEGEIGISRDILQLHSFSEGEVVLVTPSGTPESVRYIKKKMHGEKLRKVEIEAIIKDIVDRKLRDIEISSFVTSLEINGLDMDEIAALTIAMAETGDMLDIDRKPIMDVHSIGGVPGNKTNILVVPIVAAAGLTIPKTSSRAITSAAGTADVVEVFAEVSFSLDEIKRIVEKIGACMVWGGALNLAPADDITIKAERALSIDPTGLMLASIMSKKYAMGSQYVLIDIPTGKGVKVETVDQARALSRDFIELGRRLGQYVEVAITYGGQPIGHTVGPALEAREALSALMTGKGPGSLIEKATGLAGILLEMGGVAPAGMGKKMAREILESGKAWDKMKEIIEEQGGNPDIKPEEIPVGDKTYTFTAPTSGYITGIDNRAITGIARAAGAPEDKGAGIELYVKVGEKVKEGDPLFTIRAESEARLDQAIVFARRTEPIRIEGMVLQRIGNI; this is encoded by the coding sequence ATGAAGGCCAAGGTCAGGATACTTGACATGTACAGCGGGAGGTATTCCGTTTTCATCAACGAGAAGGAAGCCAAAAAGGCCAAGTTGCACCCGGACGACCTAGTGAAGATTGAAGCAGGCAAAAAGACAGTTTATGGCAGTGTCGTTGTGAGCAATCTCGTAAAGGAGGGCGAAATCGGAATCAGCAGGGACATTCTCCAGCTCCACAGTTTCTCTGAAGGAGAAGTTGTCCTGGTAACGCCCAGCGGTACCCCAGAAAGCGTCCGCTATATCAAAAAGAAGATGCACGGAGAGAAACTCAGGAAGGTGGAGATAGAGGCTATAATCAAGGACATTGTGGACAGAAAGCTCCGCGATATCGAGATAAGCTCCTTTGTAACGTCGCTGGAAATCAACGGTCTGGACATGGACGAGATAGCCGCCTTGACGATAGCGATGGCCGAAACCGGTGACATGCTGGACATAGACAGGAAGCCGATAATGGATGTCCACAGCATCGGCGGCGTTCCCGGAAATAAGACCAACATACTCGTCGTGCCCATAGTTGCAGCTGCAGGATTGACGATACCAAAGACCAGCTCAAGGGCGATAACCAGCGCCGCCGGAACGGCGGATGTTGTCGAGGTTTTTGCAGAGGTCAGCTTCTCCCTCGACGAGATAAAACGTATAGTGGAAAAGATAGGCGCCTGTATGGTCTGGGGCGGAGCTCTGAACCTCGCTCCAGCTGACGACATAACAATCAAGGCCGAACGTGCACTGAGCATCGACCCGACCGGCCTCATGCTTGCCAGCATAATGTCCAAGAAATACGCAATGGGAAGCCAGTACGTGCTCATCGATATCCCGACGGGCAAAGGCGTCAAAGTCGAGACCGTCGACCAGGCCAGGGCACTCTCCAGGGACTTTATAGAGCTCGGCAGAAGACTCGGCCAGTACGTGGAAGTAGCCATAACCTACGGCGGCCAGCCTATAGGCCACACCGTTGGCCCGGCACTAGAAGCCAGAGAGGCTCTCTCAGCACTTATGACTGGCAAAGGGCCCGGAAGCCTGATAGAGAAGGCTACTGGTCTTGCAGGCATTCTCCTTGAGATGGGAGGAGTCGCTCCCGCAGGGATGGGTAAGAAAATGGCGAGAGAGATACTTGAGAGCGGAAAAGCCTGGGATAAGATGAAAGAAATCATAGAGGAACAGGGAGGAAACCCAGATATTAAGCCGGAAGAGATACCCGTTGGAGATAAGACATACACATTCACTGCACCAACCAGCGGTTATATAACAGGGATAGACAACAGGGCAATCACAGGAATAGCCAGAGCCGCCGGTGCCCCCGAAGACAAGGGAGCCGGGATAGAGCTCTACGTCAAGGTTGGAGAAAAGGTCAAAGAGGGCGATCCCCTATTCACGATACGCGCCGAGAGTGAAGCGAGGCTCGACCAAGCAATAGTCTTCGCAAGGAGAACTGAGCCGATAAGGATAGAGGGAATGGTTCTTCAGAGGATAGGGAACATCTGA
- a CDS encoding segregation and condensation protein A, whose amino-acid sequence MESRREEEITPVDILLQLVTMGKVDPWNIDIVDLTEKYIERLREMKELDLRVSARAILAASILVRMKSEALLHADEEEEEEHHEERIRVEVEPLAPPLRRVERYYTFDDLLDALMDALEEAEKRKPRKRKKVEIEEEVFVVDDFRVDIEKHVYRLHEIVVNMYRETREPINFWDLVFDPTPKIVARTFLYLLFLSNMGKVDLIQEEPFGEIFVVPVEEA is encoded by the coding sequence ATGGAATCGCGCCGTGAGGAGGAGATAACGCCCGTTGACATTCTCCTCCAGCTCGTCACCATGGGCAAGGTCGATCCGTGGAACATAGACATCGTTGACCTGACCGAGAAGTACATCGAACGGCTGAGGGAGATGAAGGAGCTCGACCTCCGCGTCTCGGCGAGGGCCATCCTAGCGGCGTCAATCCTCGTCAGGATGAAGAGCGAGGCCCTGCTCCACGCCGACGAGGAGGAAGAGGAGGAGCACCACGAAGAGCGCATACGGGTGGAAGTTGAACCCTTGGCCCCTCCGCTCAGGAGGGTCGAGCGCTACTACACCTTCGACGACCTCCTGGATGCCCTCATGGACGCCCTTGAGGAGGCCGAGAAGAGGAAGCCGCGGAAGAGGAAGAAGGTCGAGATAGAGGAGGAGGTCTTCGTCGTCGACGACTTCCGCGTTGACATCGAGAAGCACGTCTACAGGCTCCACGAGATAGTCGTGAACATGTACCGGGAAACTAGGGAGCCGATAAACTTCTGGGACCTAGTCTTCGACCCAACGCCGAAGATAGTGGCCAGAACCTTTCTCTACCTGCTGTTCCTCTCCAACATGGGCAAGGTTGACCTCATTCAGGAGGAGCCGTTTGGTGAGATATTTGTAGTTCCGGTTGAGGAGGCTTGA
- a CDS encoding M55 family metallopeptidase, with amino-acid sequence MRAFISLDLEGLPYIVSRQHLFVKGALYSEARKIATEIVKVTAETLHHELGFEEIIIADSHGPMVNILPEDTPDYIELVRGFPRPLSMVAFARGSDAALFLGYHAKAGTDRATFDHTYSGASIDSLEINGVEVSEFLLNSYLLGSWGIPVILVGGDRRLIETDVKTFTPWAVGVPFKESPSRYAAKSPGMRRIKAMLREGVIEAVERLKMGEAKPLVTKEPVHVKVRFLRSDMADTAELLPFVKRLDGKTVEFEARTLEEAYKIFELLTLAAAGVNAIVTR; translated from the coding sequence ATGCGTGCATTCATATCCCTCGACCTTGAGGGCCTGCCATACATAGTCAGCAGGCAGCACCTGTTCGTGAAGGGAGCGCTTTACTCGGAGGCCAGGAAGATAGCGACCGAGATAGTAAAGGTCACCGCGGAAACACTGCACCACGAGCTGGGCTTTGAGGAGATCATCATAGCGGACAGCCACGGGCCGATGGTAAATATACTGCCAGAGGACACGCCGGACTACATCGAGCTGGTGAGGGGCTTCCCAAGGCCGCTCAGCATGGTGGCCTTTGCAAGGGGGAGTGACGCAGCTCTCTTCCTTGGCTACCACGCCAAGGCGGGTACCGATAGAGCGACCTTTGACCACACCTACAGTGGAGCGTCAATAGACAGTCTGGAAATTAACGGCGTTGAAGTGAGCGAGTTCCTGCTGAATTCTTATCTCCTTGGTAGCTGGGGGATTCCTGTAATCTTGGTGGGCGGAGACAGGAGGCTCATAGAGACCGACGTTAAAACATTCACCCCCTGGGCAGTTGGCGTCCCCTTCAAGGAGTCCCCCTCGCGTTACGCCGCCAAGAGCCCCGGAATGCGCAGGATAAAGGCCATGCTGAGGGAGGGAGTTATAGAAGCCGTTGAGAGGCTGAAGATGGGAGAGGCAAAGCCGCTCGTGACTAAAGAGCCGGTCCACGTTAAGGTTCGCTTCCTTAGAAGCGACATGGCTGACACGGCCGAACTGCTGCCCTTCGTGAAGCGCCTTGACGGAAAGACGGTCGAGTTCGAGGCCAGAACCCTTGAGGAAGCCTACAAAATCTTTGAGCTACTAACCCTGGCCGCGGCTGGGGTGAACGCCATCGTCACGAGGTAA